A region from the Topomyia yanbarensis strain Yona2022 unplaced genomic scaffold, ASM3024719v1 HiC_scaffold_274, whole genome shotgun sequence genome encodes:
- the LOC131695080 gene encoding uncharacterized protein LOC131695080 — MNATHVQQRLQKLLEQQGLSLSQSGYAFVSADSATSAIDTPQKMMSQDPLDSSISESSTGWNSSQKTNILSASASVTSTTSNPYHVAAICGSQMSPDIPSCVNTTQDQPKTLITDNTSNEHTTCRRSIDIDLMPHVIAGATATIHVPDCTQELLVLHTQPKFVEINTAPNSSSQAQHLLHLVSNDALSPSEFTTSVVRSNTQAFSNPVQQVLQPKLDDQLSKPEDLSIPKKTVPSRIEPFTVHTDTPNELSEPYEIDFIVDVPTFSPVQSLESQHSTSQMSSTIEGNENCGKCDVWENQALENKNTIKKLRRKIKLLKKELAQSNDHALSLSRELQDLKDRQQIPSVTFTIQSDFDITLEEIKNIDRNATTDSQFISNLAIHFFGVDRLKTMSVTGQPTPRFKNKLNADGSLLYPAKEQIDPKILKFIFEKLVERVAMRLGPHKIREIAHYANEKLVNKSIAQKISNLNKIETNRVPFGINRIGNGNRN, encoded by the exons ATGAATGCAACTCACGTACAACAGCGA TTGCAAAAGCTTCTCGAGCAGCAGGGACTATCGCTCAGTCAATCTGGGTACGCGTTTGTATCAGCCGACTCTGCGACTAGTGCTATAGATACACCGCAGAAAATGATGTCACAGGATCCACTAGATTCATCGATTTCGGAATCTTCGACGGGTTGGAATAGTTCCCAGAAAACTAACATTCTATCTGCTAGTGCGTCAGTAACTTCAACAACAAGCAACCCTTACCATGTTGCAGCTATATGTGGATCTCAAATGTCACCCGATATTCCAAGTTGTGTCAATACTACTCAGGACCAGCCAAAAACACTCATCACAGATAATACAAGTAACGAACATACTACCTGTCGACGAAGCATTGATATTGATCTAATGCCACATGTTATCGCGGGTGCCACGGCTACCATACACGTCCCAGATTGCACCCAGGAGTTACTGGTTCTACATACACAGCCAAAGTTTGTTGAAATCAACACTGCGCCAAATTCGTCGAGCCAGGCACAACATCTTTTACATCTAGtttcaaatgatgcgctgtcgCCTTCGGAGTTCACAACTTCGGTTGTGAGATCAAATACTCAGGCATTTTCTAACCCGGTACAGCAGGTACTACAACCAAAACTGGATGACCAGCTATCAAAGCCTGAAGATCTCAGCATTCCTAAGAAAACAGTTCCTAGTCGGATTGAACCATTTACTGTACATACTGATACTCCGAATGAGCTGAGCGAACCATATGAAATTGATTTCATAGTCGATGTACCAACATTTTCACCAGTACAATCGCTCGAAAGCCAACACTCAACGTCGCAGATGTCATCAACAATTGAAGGTAATGAAAATTGCGGCAAATGTGacgtttgggaaaatcaagCGCTGGAGAACAAGAATACCATTAAGAAACTTCGTAGAAAAATCAAGCTGCTCAAAAAGGAATTAGCCCAATCAAATGACCACGCACTGTCTCTTTCACGGGAGCTACAGGATTTGAAGGATCGGCAACAAATTCCTTCG GTCACATTCACGATTCAATCTGATTTCGACATCACGCTGGAAGAAATTAAAAACATCGATCGCAATGCTACCACGGATAGCCAATTTATTTCTAATTTGGCGATTCACTTCTTTGGAGTTGACAGATTGAAAACAATGAGTGTGACAGGACAACCTACGCCACGATTCAAAAACAAACTGAACGCAGATGGTTCGCTTTTGTACCCGGCAAAAGAGCAAATTGACCctaaaattcttaaatttatttttg aaaaacttgttgaacgtgttgcCATGCGCCTGGGACCACACAAAATTCGTGAAATTGCACACTATGCCAACGAGAAGCTGGTAAATAAAAGTATTGCCCAAAAAATTTCGAATCTCAACAAAATCGAAACTAACCGCGTGCCTTTTGGTATAAATAGAATCGGTAATGGAAATCGAAATTAA